The following coding sequences lie in one Enterococcus sp. 9E7_DIV0242 genomic window:
- a CDS encoding zinc-ribbon domain-containing protein, with product MFIVWGSRGFEKDLGETVVRCTCGNCNNDVVMEAKQVGRKFTLFWIPLFTTSSTYYMLCPICHHGKEMTKNMLDQYLVANAETAE from the coding sequence ATGTTTATTGTTTGGGGATCACGAGGGTTTGAAAAGGATTTAGGAGAAACAGTTGTACGATGCACCTGTGGCAACTGCAACAATGACGTTGTCATGGAAGCAAAGCAAGTGGGCAGAAAGTTCACGCTTTTCTGGATACCGCTTTTCACAACCTCTTCTACTTATTACATGCTTTGTCCGATTTGCCACCACGGAAAAGAAATGACAAAAAATATGCTGGATCAATATTTAGTTGCTAACGCTGAAACTGCTGAATAG
- a CDS encoding CPBP family intramembrane glutamic endopeptidase — translation MDQFINQLISSIFQVIFFGLIPLFWWIVSRRSNNSSLLDFLGLKKISTENNSRFVSFCLIALVGFMFVGYFSLISVSDLSILANSKFTDISLWSTLSIILYAFVQTALSEEIFFRGFLAKRLIHTFNYRLGNFIQATLFGLTHFLMLITQNVHFWTLIFVGIMTGVIGYILCYINEKLAGGSLFPSWIVHGITNVVSTLFIIFLLN, via the coding sequence ATGGACCAATTTATCAATCAATTAATTTCATCAATTTTCCAAGTGATATTTTTTGGACTTATCCCATTGTTTTGGTGGATAGTTTCTAGGAGATCAAATAACTCTTCGTTACTAGATTTCTTAGGTTTGAAAAAAATAAGTACAGAAAATAATTCCAGATTCGTTTCATTTTGTTTAATTGCACTAGTAGGATTTATGTTTGTAGGTTATTTTTCACTTATATCAGTTTCTGATCTCTCGATTTTAGCTAATAGCAAATTTACAGATATCTCTTTATGGAGTACTCTTTCTATTATTTTATACGCATTCGTTCAAACTGCACTATCTGAGGAAATATTTTTTCGCGGTTTTCTTGCGAAAAGATTGATTCATACATTCAATTATAGATTGGGAAACTTTATACAAGCGACATTGTTTGGTTTAACCCATTTCCTTATGTTAATAACTCAGAATGTACATTTTTGGACTCTAATTTTTGTAGGTATCATGACTGGAGTAATTGGCTACATCCTTTGCTATATAAACGAAAAATTGGCTGGCGGTTCACTTTTTCCAAGTTGGATCGTTCACGGAATCACTAATGTTGTTAGCACCTTATTTATCATTTTTTTACTTAACTAA
- a CDS encoding 2-hydroxymuconate tautomerase — translation MPFVHIELIEGRSEEQLTNMVKEVTQVISKNTGAPEQNIHVIVNELKKDRYAQGGEWKK, via the coding sequence ATGCCATTTGTACACATTGAATTAATCGAGGGACGCAGTGAAGAACAGTTAACGAATATGGTCAAGGAAGTTACACAAGTAATTTCGAAAAATACCGGTGCTCCGGAGCAGAACATCCATGTAATCGTCAATGAGTTAAAGAAAGACCGTTACGCACAAGGTGGAGAGTGGAAAAAATAA